From the genome of Desulfatibacillum aliphaticivorans DSM 15576:
GAACGCTGCGGCCAGGAGAATTTTGGGCGTTTCCTTTCCCGATTACTCCCTGAAGGCGGAAAGCGCTGCGGATGTGTTTACGGCTTCCGTGGATTTTGTGGGCGCTGACTTTATTGTGCTGCTTCTGGATTTGTCCGTGGAAGCCGCCGACTTCGGCCAGGAGATGGTCTATCCCCTGGATTCCACAGCCCGGCCTAATTACGACAATCCCCTCATCAAAGACGTGGACGGCTACGCCAAAATCCGGCCCGTCCCTTTTGAAAAATCCGTCCGCATGAAGGAGCAGGTGCGGCTGTGCGAAATCATGGCCGAGCGCGTGGGGCTCGGGACCATGGCGGGCGGCTTTGTGTTCGGGCCTTTGGGCGTCCTTTCCATGATGCGCGGCGCAGAAGCCTTGTTCAAGGACTGCCTGAATCATCCCAAAAAGGTCATGGCCGCCTGCGAGGCCGTTACCGAAACCCTGGTGGAATTCGCCCAGGCCCAATGCGAGGCCGGCATGCCGGCCGTGGCCATAGACACCCTTTACGCCTCGTGGAACGCCCTGCCGAAAAAGGTGTGGGAGGAAATCGAAGGCCCCTTTGCAGGGCAAATCGCCCAGGCCATACGGGATAAGGGCGGCCTTGTGGGCGTCCATAATTGCGGGCACGCGCCGTACTTTGACGTTCAGATAAAGGCCATGGACGCGTCGATCATGAGCTTCGCCCACTTGCCCGACGATTGCGCCGCTCCCCGGGAGATGAAAAAAAAATACGGGGATCAATTGACCTTGATCGGCTATGTCCCGACGCCCTTGCTGGTCCACGGAACGCCGCAACAGATTATGGATGAATGCCGGCGGCAGATAGACGTTCTGGGCAGGGACGGCGGCTTTATTTTAGCGCCCGGCTGCGAGTACCCGCCCAACATTCCGCTGGACAGCGCGTTTGCCATGATCAAGGCCGTGGAAAAATAGACCAGAGGGGGGAGCATGAATACCAACCAGGAGAAGACATATAATGACTTGCAGCAAGCCGTATCTGAAGCGGACATGGATTTGCTTGCAGCGGCCTTTGAAAGCAGTCCTGACCCGCGCCAGGCGCTTGATGCCCTGACCAAAGGCCTGGACGCGGTCAGGAAAAAATTGGGGGACTACCGCTCCTCCGTGGCCGAGTTCCTCCTGTGCGTGGACGTAATGCGCGCCGGCCTCAGGAAGATCAAGGACGCCTGCCCCAAAGACGGAGACATGCCCGTGGTCGTCATCGGAGTGGTCCGGGGAGACGTCCACGATTTGGGCAAGAACATAGTCGGCGGAGTGTTGGAAGCCTATGGATATCGGGTGGTGGACCTGGGCAGGGACGTGGCGCCTTTGGAGTTTGTGGAGGCCGTGGAAAAGCAGGGCGCTTCCGTGCTGGCTCTTTCCGCCATGATGTCCACGCCTTTGGCGGACATGGCCCGCACCATTGAAATCTGTAGAAATCGCCTGCCTCATGTTAAGGTGTTGGTGGGCGGCGCAGCCCTGGACCAGGATGCGGCCCAAAGCATGGGCGCTGACGGCTACGCCGAGTCCGTCGTTGGCGTTCCCGGCAGCTTAAAAAGCGTCATGACTGCCGGAAAAATCCGGGCCTCCCGCGTTTTTGTGGATTACGACAAGAAGCTCAGGGTGGAAGAGGTGGAAGCCGCCTCGCCCCCGGAACAAAAATACAACTCATAAAAGAGATTAAGAATGCCCTTATTTCAACCGCCCTTGCCCAAGCCCGAAGCCGTCCTGGAGGAGTATTTCCATCAGTTGGGATACCCTAAAATCGAGGAAGTCCCGTCCCAGATAAAGGCCATCGCCGTCCCGACCTTGGAAAAAGTGATCAACCTGGCCCAGCCTTTGGCCATGTACGAGGTTACGGAGATTCAAGAAGTCGGCGAGGCTGCCATTACCTGCAAGGGCATGGAAATATCCAGCAGATTGTGGGCGGAGTTGATCGGAAAAACGCCGGAACCTCGGAAGATTGCCGTGTTTGCCGTGACCCTGGGCAAGAAGCTGGAGGAGGAAAGCGCCCGGCTTCAGGAAAAAGCCATGGCCATGGGATTTTTCATGCATGCGGCCGGAGCCGTGGTCGCCGAAAAAGCGGTGGATGCGGTGCAATACGTGATCGGAAGGGATTCGGCCTTTGAGGGCCTGGTTATGTCGCGAAGATTTTCGCCGGGATATTGCGACTGGCCCACGGAAGGGCAAAAGGATTTGTTTGCATTTTTAAAGCCGGAAAAAATCGGAATAACCGCCTCGGAGGGTTGGGCCATGACGCCGTCCAAGTCCGTCACCGGGGCCATTGCTTTCGCCCCTGAACTGCCGAGCCTCAGCCCGTGCAGGTCCTGCCCCAGCAAGGATTGCGACCACCGGAGGAAATGAATCCTCCGGCGGGACAAACTCCATCTATTCGTGTTTTTTCTCGGCCTGCTCCAACTCGTGGGTGCGGTCCTTGGAAAAATCCATGTCTTTCAGCCCGGATTCATCCTTGGGGTTGATCAGCACGAACCGGTTGCACAAGTCGATTTCCACGGCGCCTTGTTCAAAGGTCAGGGCCAGGATGTGGCCGCCTTGTGTTTTATCGTCAGACAAAAAGTGCAGGTGATATCCGGGCACGCCGATGCCCTTGGCGTAAGGGGGCGTGCGGAAACCCACCACCGTGCCCTTGACGTTTTTCATATGAAATTGGGACTGGTTTTTGGTGACCTCCACCAAAGGCGGATAGGGCTTGGTCTGCTCGGGCACGCTCCGGGTGAGCATCGTGGAAAAGGTTCCGGTGGCTTTGACGGCCAAAAAGATGTTCTGGTTGGGCACGGCCAGGTCCGTGACGTGCATGAGGCCTTTCAGGTCGGTTCCGGGGATGATGTTTACAGCCTTGTCTGGCAGAAATTCCGCAACGCAGGCGAACGGCGTGGTTTCCTCAGGACCGGGCGTCACAACGCTGCCGTCGTACTTCACCTGGTAGATTTGCCGGTCCAGGACAACCATTTCTCCGTCCAGGCCGTCAAAGGTGCCAATGCCCATGTCGCCGTGTTCAAGGATTTTGCTGCATTTCTCCTGGCCGTCGTAGGCGCCCGCCAATATTGCGTCGATAAACGAATATTGGGTGATCGTATCCTGCTGGGTTGTCGCGCACCCCGCAAGAAGAATGAAGATGCAAAAAATCGCGGGAACCCGGAAAACCTGCTTCATTACACTGCTCCTTCCGTCGCGGGCCCTTTGGAAACCAACGCATCAAGGGCCACGTTTTTGTTGGGATAAATATTAAAGACCCTGTCCAGCCGCGTAAGGCTGAAAACCTGGCCCACCTGCTCCTGAATCCCGCAAAAGGCCAGGGCGCCGGAGCCGGAGAGCTTTTTCACCATGGCCACCATGACTCCCAGGCCGCTGGAATCCAGAAACTTGACGTGCGAAAGATCCAGGACGATCTTTTTATGCCCCTCGTCAATGGCTTCCACCAAGGCGGCTTTAAACTCATCCTGAATGGAAGCGTCGATGTTCTTCTCCATGGGGGTCAGAATCATGACGTCTTGTTCTTGCTTGGAATGTATTCTCATATCCGCTCCTCTTTCACCAAGCCCTTGCCGTGGCGATGGATGAAGGATCGCTGGGAGTGTATTTTAACTTGCCGGATTTCTCCGCCTCGGTTGGGGGAATGGCAACCAGATCCCAGATTTCTTCAGCGTATTGCCGGATGGTCCTGTCCGAGGAAAAATGGCCTACGCGAGCCACGTTCAGGATCGCTTTTTTCGCCCAGAGGGTTTTGTCCACATATTCCTGGGTGGACAGTTCCCTGGTTTTCACATAGGATTCCAGGTCCGCCAGGTGGAAAAACATTTCATTATCCGCCAGCAGATAATCCTTCAGCCAGGCAAACAGCCCGGACTCCCGGGGGCAGAAACGGTCGCTGGCCAAGGAGTCCACCACCCGCTTGATCATAGGATGCTTGTCGTACATGGCCTTGGGTTTGTAGCTGCCCGCGCGCTTCATTTTCTCGATTTCATACGCTGTCAGCCCACAAATGTAAATGTTTTCCCGGCCGACTTTTTGGGAGATTTCGATATTGGCGCCGTCCATGGTGCCGATGGTCAAGGCGCCGTTCAGGGCGAACTTCATGTTACCCGTGCCCGAGGCTTCGAACCCCGCCGTGGAAATCTGCTGGCTGATGTCCGCCGCCGGGATGATTTGCTCCGCAAGAGTCACCCGAAAATTGGGCGCAAAGGCCACTTTTAAAAAGTCCCGGGCCTTGGGATCGTCCTCTATGGTGTTGCCCACGTTGTGGATCAGCTTGATCAATTGCTTGGCGGCCCAGTATCCGGGGGCGGCCTTGCCTGCGAAGATGAATGTCTTGGGGCTGACCGGCTCCACGCCGTCCTCAGTCAGGGCCAGGTACTCCCAGATAATCCCCAGCACGTTCATAAGTTGCCGTTTATATTCGTGAATGCGCTTGACCTGAACGTCGAACAAAGAGGCGGGATCCACCTCCACCACCGTGGTGTTGAAGATGACGTCCTTCAGGCGCTCCTTGTTGCCGTGCTTGACTTGCATAAACTTCTCGCAAAAGGCCGGATCCTCGGCGAACGGCTCCAGTTCCCGGAGCCTTTCCAGGTCCGTGACAAAGCCCGGGCCGATGGCGTCCTCAATCAAGTCATGCAGATTGGGGTTGGCCACGCACAGCCAGCGGCGAGGCGTAATCCCGTTGGTTTTGTTGTTAAAGCGTTCAGGCCACATTTCAAAGAAATTGGGCGCCAGGGATTTTTTAATCAGATCCGTGTGCAGCGCGGAAACCCCGTTGACGGAATGAGCGCCGACAATAGCCAGGTTAGCCATGCGCACCTGCCTGGGAGGGCCTTCCTCCATAATGGACATGTTACGCATGCGGTCCACGTCGCCGGGCCACAGGGTGACCACCCTGTCCAGGAACTGCTGATTGATGTCGTATATGAACTGGAGATGGCGCGGCAACAGCCTGGCCAGGAGCGATTCCGGCCATTTTTCCAGGGCTTCGGGCAGAAGCGTGTGGTTGGTGTAGGCGATGGTCCGGTTGGTGATGTCCCAGGCGCGCTCCCAGGGGACCCATTTTTGGTCCACCAGAATCCGCATTAACTCGGCCACGGCCAGGGCGGGGTGGGTGTCGTTCAATTGGATCGCCACTTTTTCCGGGAACTTGTTAAAATCGCTGTAATCCTTTTCGTAGGTGCGGACGATGTCGTTCAAGGAGCAGGCCACCAGAAAGTATTCCTGGATCAGCCGCAATTCACGCCCCGCCTCGTAGGAATCCTTGGGATAGAGAATCTTGGAGATTTTTTCCGACTCGATTTTCTGCTCCACGGCCCGCAAGTAGTCGCCTTCGTTAAAGATCTTGATATCGAACTCCGTGGAAGGCCGGGCCGCAAACAACCTAAGGCGGTTCACCGTCAACCCGCCGTATCCGGCGATGGGGATGTCGTAGGGCACGCCCGTAACCAGGTTCCAGCCCAGCCAAAGGGGATTGTGGCGGCCCCATTTGTCCTTGGTCTCCTCGATCCTGCCGTACATGGGCACGATGCACGCGGCGTCCGCACGCTCCACCTGCAAGGCCGGCGCTTCCGAAATCCAGGAGTCGGGCTTTTCCCGCTGATATCCGTTGCTGATATCCTGTTCGAACAGGCCGTAGTCGTAATGGAGCCCATACCCGAATCCCGGCATGTCCAGGCTGGCCATGGAATCCAGAAAGCAGGCGGCCAGACGGCCCAAGCCGCCGTTGCCCAGGGCCGCGTCCCGCTCCTGGTCGCAGATGGTTTCCACGTCCGTGCCCAAAAGTTGCAAGGCCTCGGCCACCTGATCGTAAATCTTCATGGCCCGCAGGTTGTTGGCCAGGGATCTTCCTATGAGAAACTCCATGGAAAGATAATACAGCCGTTTCGCGCCGGAGTCTTCGTACCTTTGGTTTGTCTTGAGCATTTTTTCAAGCAGGCGGTCCCTGACCGAATAGGATAGGGCCAAATAGATGTCCCGCTTTGAGGCCTGGGTCGGCACAACCCCCAGGGAGTAAGCCAAATGCCTTGTGATGCTCCGGTATAGAGCATCCATGGTATATCCAAGCCTGACGTACAGTTCGCCTTCCATAATTCACCTCATCGGCCGCAGCCGGCCTAATGGAACAGGTTAAGCAAAAACAGTTCCAACATATTATATTATAATAGATGGCAGGCTCATTGTAAGCATTATATTTTGGTTAGGCTTTGAAGAGGAGAGATATTTTTTCGAAAAGGAGGGCTGCCGGCGAATCCTCCGGCCTTAGTTGCGAGGTTTCCTTAGTATATATAGCTATTGGTTTATTCAGAATGCCCCCCAATATTTTTGGATGAAAACACCAAATACGGGAGCACTATCTTCCCCACTCCACAGTAACCTGGGCTTTTCCGGATTGGGGTGGCCCAGGAAACTCGTTTTCCTGGGCGCGTAAGCGCAAAAGGCGCGACCCGTAAGGATAATCAAGGTTTGGCCCGGTCGGCGGGCGGATGGATTTCTAGGAAGCCTGCATTTTTCGGCGACACAGGTTCAGGAAGAACATTGGTCTCCACAAACGCTTCCTCAAGCCTTCTGTGCTATGGAAGCCCCAATCCGACGACATAGAGGATGTTTGGGAGGCCTTTTTTTCCAGTGCATTTGAGCAACCCCGGCAAGCAATCTGTGCTGCCGCTCGTGGCATTTTGACTTAATATCGCCCTTGTTTGATCTGAAATTCTGCTAAAATAATACATAATTTCAAAGGGTTGTTAAGTTATTGAGTTTTTGAGAGACGTCCCCTGAAGTTGAGACGTCCCCTGAAGTTCTTTGGCGCGAATCCTCTGTAGCCGCGTGTTATCGTCCTTGGTTGATATGTGTTACCAAAATTTCCACCATGGTTTTTTACTTGCCGTTGCGCTGTTTTCAGAATCAATGACGGAATATTTTGCCGCAAGGAGGGGATAGAGATTATCCACATTTTCCTCGTCCCACTCCTCTCCGGAAGGTTCATCTGGAAAAGGTATGTCCCTGTCTGGAATATCTCCCAGTTTTTCCTCCGCAACATCGTATTTCACATATTGAAAGCCCTCATAACAAAGGTCCTCATCGTATTCAAAATCGAGATTGGCAAGAGATTCCGGATCAGCCAATGCTGCTTCATAAATTTTCCGACCCAGAGAGATCAATGTTGCACGGAAGTCGGAGAAAGAGT
Proteins encoded in this window:
- the budA gene encoding acetolactate decarboxylase; the encoded protein is MKQVFRVPAIFCIFILLAGCATTQQDTITQYSFIDAILAGAYDGQEKCSKILEHGDMGIGTFDGLDGEMVVLDRQIYQVKYDGSVVTPGPEETTPFACVAEFLPDKAVNIIPGTDLKGLMHVTDLAVPNQNIFLAVKATGTFSTMLTRSVPEQTKPYPPLVEVTKNQSQFHMKNVKGTVVGFRTPPYAKGIGVPGYHLHFLSDDKTQGGHILALTFEQGAVEIDLCNRFVLINPKDESGLKDMDFSKDRTHELEQAEKKHE
- a CDS encoding cobalamin B12-binding domain-containing protein yields the protein MNTNQEKTYNDLQQAVSEADMDLLAAAFESSPDPRQALDALTKGLDAVRKKLGDYRSSVAEFLLCVDVMRAGLRKIKDACPKDGDMPVVVIGVVRGDVHDLGKNIVGGVLEAYGYRVVDLGRDVAPLEFVEAVEKQGASVLALSAMMSTPLADMARTIEICRNRLPHVKVLVGGAALDQDAAQSMGADGYAESVVGVPGSLKSVMTAGKIRASRVFVDYDKKLRVEEVEAASPPEQKYNS
- a CDS encoding vitamin B12 dependent-methionine synthase activation domain-containing protein; amino-acid sequence: MPLFQPPLPKPEAVLEEYFHQLGYPKIEEVPSQIKAIAVPTLEKVINLAQPLAMYEVTEIQEVGEAAITCKGMEISSRLWAELIGKTPEPRKIAVFAVTLGKKLEEESARLQEKAMAMGFFMHAAGAVVAEKAVDAVQYVIGRDSAFEGLVMSRRFSPGYCDWPTEGQKDLFAFLKPEKIGITASEGWAMTPSKSVTGAIAFAPELPSLSPCRSCPSKDCDHRRK
- a CDS encoding STAS domain-containing protein, producing MRIHSKQEQDVMILTPMEKNIDASIQDEFKAALVEAIDEGHKKIVLDLSHVKFLDSSGLGVMVAMVKKLSGSGALAFCGIQEQVGQVFSLTRLDRVFNIYPNKNVALDALVSKGPATEGAV
- a CDS encoding uroporphyrinogen decarboxylase family protein gives rise to the protein MSTATIFQRLIKGQAPPVGGIPEPLQDALASVASIRGKFSRLSSLERVLTAVRHKEPDRIPVAPLVNAAARRILGVSFPDYSLKAESAADVFTASVDFVGADFIVLLLDLSVEAADFGQEMVYPLDSTARPNYDNPLIKDVDGYAKIRPVPFEKSVRMKEQVRLCEIMAERVGLGTMAGGFVFGPLGVLSMMRGAEALFKDCLNHPKKVMAACEAVTETLVEFAQAQCEAGMPAVAIDTLYASWNALPKKVWEEIEGPFAGQIAQAIRDKGGLVGVHNCGHAPYFDVQIKAMDASIMSFAHLPDDCAAPREMKKKYGDQLTLIGYVPTPLLVHGTPQQIMDECRRQIDVLGRDGGFILAPGCEYPPNIPLDSAFAMIKAVEK
- a CDS encoding DUF4240 domain-containing protein; its protein translation is MNKDEFWQIIEAVHDESDGNMDRKCELLKNRLLKLKDQDLRDFIRHFDSADAFAYTWPLWGAAYVMHGGCSDDSFSDFRATLISLGRKIYEAALADPESLANLDFEYDEDLCYEGFQYVKYDVAEEKLGDIPDRDIPFPDEPSGEEWDEENVDNLYPLLAAKYSVIDSENSATASKKPWWKFW
- a CDS encoding glycogen/starch/alpha-glucan phosphorylase, with product MEGELYVRLGYTMDALYRSITRHLAYSLGVVPTQASKRDIYLALSYSVRDRLLEKMLKTNQRYEDSGAKRLYYLSMEFLIGRSLANNLRAMKIYDQVAEALQLLGTDVETICDQERDAALGNGGLGRLAACFLDSMASLDMPGFGYGLHYDYGLFEQDISNGYQREKPDSWISEAPALQVERADAACIVPMYGRIEETKDKWGRHNPLWLGWNLVTGVPYDIPIAGYGGLTVNRLRLFAARPSTEFDIKIFNEGDYLRAVEQKIESEKISKILYPKDSYEAGRELRLIQEYFLVACSLNDIVRTYEKDYSDFNKFPEKVAIQLNDTHPALAVAELMRILVDQKWVPWERAWDITNRTIAYTNHTLLPEALEKWPESLLARLLPRHLQFIYDINQQFLDRVVTLWPGDVDRMRNMSIMEEGPPRQVRMANLAIVGAHSVNGVSALHTDLIKKSLAPNFFEMWPERFNNKTNGITPRRWLCVANPNLHDLIEDAIGPGFVTDLERLRELEPFAEDPAFCEKFMQVKHGNKERLKDVIFNTTVVEVDPASLFDVQVKRIHEYKRQLMNVLGIIWEYLALTEDGVEPVSPKTFIFAGKAAPGYWAAKQLIKLIHNVGNTIEDDPKARDFLKVAFAPNFRVTLAEQIIPAADISQQISTAGFEASGTGNMKFALNGALTIGTMDGANIEISQKVGRENIYICGLTAYEIEKMKRAGSYKPKAMYDKHPMIKRVVDSLASDRFCPRESGLFAWLKDYLLADNEMFFHLADLESYVKTRELSTQEYVDKTLWAKKAILNVARVGHFSSDRTIRQYAEEIWDLVAIPPTEAEKSGKLKYTPSDPSSIATARAW